Sequence from the Arthrobacter sp. V1I7 genome:
CCGTCTCCCTAACGGTTAGCGCACCGAGACGGGCATCCTGCAGGAGCACTTAGCCTTGACTGGTCCCGCTTGAACCTAGCTGCCTGTCTACGAGGGAATCGTGGCGAAGGCATATCGCCCGGCTAGCCGGCAAGTAACCGGACGTTCACCACTCTGCGTTTCCCACGTTGTCTTGGCGGGTTCAGGGACTTGCTAAGCGATCAATAAGCACCGTAATGGCCGTTGGGGAGGCTGTCAAGGACCGGGTCGCATCTAACCAGGCGGCGTGGCAACAATGTAAGCAAAGAGACGGACTTCTGAGCGGGCGGACATCACAGTAGGGGCAAGACATACGACCAGCAAAATTTTGAGGGACCGGGCCGCAAGCCCTATTCGCAGGCAACACCGGAGCTCGACGACGCCTTGCGGCGGTACTAGAGCACACCGATTCGTGGACCCGGCCCAAAAAGCGGAAGTCGCCGGCCGCCATCCGTAGGTCCACAACGAACTCACTAGCCACGTTCGCGATCACAGCGCCGGGATTCTTCTCCTCACTGCCAAGGTCGCTTTCCGCCAGTTGGCAGTATGCAAATACCGGAACGTCCCGCAAGCCAACGGCATGGGCGCAACCGTATCGAACTCACCGCGCGCTCAGGCCCCAGGGTCCATTTGCTCAGACGCAATCATGCAACCCGCGTGAGGTATATTTTCTACTAATCGTCCAGTAAGCTATCTTAATTCAAACTTCGCAAGGAGGTGGCATGAATCAGGCACCAATGATGCCTGAGGCGCCGTATGACCAGCTGGGACAAGCTGCACGAGAGATGCTGGGCAGGAGACGCACGCACCGGGAAGCCTTCTCGCCGCCAAAGGAACGCCTTTGGATGGAGGTGGTGACTGTCGATCCGTCAACCCGCCACCCTGGAGTCCACCGGTGTTGACGGCGACAACATCGTTTTATTCAAAAAGTCATGTCGAAGTAATTTCATCAAAGAATTGCCACTGACCCCGCCAGTAAAAGATCCGGAAAATCCGGCTTAGGTGCTCCGAGAGAGCTGCGGCGGTCCGGCATTTAAACCTCTCAAAACCGAATCATCGGAGGCACCATGCACCAGAATAATACGACATTTAGCGGGAATGAGGGGGTGACCGTGCCGCATCGTCTCCAAACGGACATTGACCACGCTCCTCGCTGGCAGGACGTGCTTCAAGCTCCAGCATTCCAGGAACTGATGAAGAAGAAAAAGGCCTTCATCCTTCCATCGGTGGTCTTCTTCTCGGTCTTCTATCTGGCATGGCCGATTCTGGGCGGTTTCACGACATTGTTGGATGCACCGACCATCGGCGAGATGCCCTTGGCCTATGTCTACGGCTTTTCACAGTTTCCATTGATGCTGATACTGCTTTCCTTGTATCGGCGGCAGGCATCCAAATGGGATGACCTCGCCCAGCAAGCACTTGCAGAAGCCACCGAAAGGAGAGTTGGATGAGCGCGGATACACCTACCATCGTCATTTTCGCAGTGTTGATAGCCTTGACGCTCGGGATCACTATTTGGGCCTCAAGGAAAACCAACGATGCAAGCAGTCACTATGTGGCGGGCGGCCAGATCAAGGGCTGGCAGAACGGCCTGGCGATCTCCGGGGACTTTTTGTCTGCGGCTACCTTTCTTGGGTATACGGGGCTTATAGCACTCGTTGGCTTTTCGGGATTTTATCTCATGGTGGGCGGCGCAGTGGCCCTTCTATTCCTCCTCTTCCTCATAGCGGAGCCGCTGCGGAACCTTGGCAGATACACGGTCGGCGACGCGCTCACAAGCCGCTTCAATACGACGGCAGTGCGCTCGGTGGCCGCTTTTACCACCATCGTGATCAGCGTTCCCTATCTCATTACCCAGCTTGTTGGTGCGGGCGCGATCCTTGAGCTTCTGCTTGGGGCGAATTACGTTTTTTCGGTTATCGCCATCGGAATTCTTATTGCTATTTACATCACTGTGGGTGGCATGATGGCCACCACTTGGATCCAGCTCGTCAAGGCATTACTGCTCCTAACGGCCTTCTTCGTGCTGGCATTCTTGGTGTTGGTGAGATTTGAATTCAACCCTGTGGCTGTCTTCAACGAGACTTCCGCTCGACTTGGGGCCGAAGCACTTACACCGCCGCACGGCCTTATGGCGGGTCTCGGCGCGTTGTCACTGGGCATGGCGCTCTTTTTTGGAGTGCCGGGCCTGCCGCATGTTCTCATCCGCTTCTTCACCGTTCGTGATGCTAAGGCCGCTCGAAGTTCTGCGGCCTACCTGGTGTGGACCACGGTCATTGCCATAGTCACCATTCCGATCATTGGCTATGGGGCGGCATTGATTGTCGGCCGGGACCCTATCGCCAATGAGGGCCAAGGAGGAAACATGGCTGCCCCCATGCTGGCCGGAGCGCTAGGTGGAACGATGCTGCTGGCGTATGTTTCAGCAATTGCGTTCGCAACGATCATTGCAATCATGGCTGGACTGGTGATCGCAGCCTCGGGTGGCATAGCGCACGATATCTACAACAACATCATCCGCAAAGGCAAGGCGACCGAGCGGGAGCAGTTTAGGGCAGGCCGCATCACCTCGATTCTCGTCTGCACCCTGGCCATCCTTCTCTCGCTCGGGCTGCGGAACGTGAATATCGCCATTCTGGTGGCGGTGCCCCTTGTTATCGCGGCGAGTGCAAACTTCCCCGTCATCCTGTTGACGCTGTACTGGAAGAAATTCAACACCTCAGGCGCCGTCACCGGGATGCTCACGGGACTCGTCGCCTCGGTGGGACTAATCATGCTGGGACCAACCGGAATGGGAGCGAATGCACCATTCCCTCTCACCAACCCGGCGCTGGTGTCAGTACCGCTTGGCTTCCTGGGGTGCTACGTGGGTACCCTGCTGAACTTCTCGTTCTCCCGGCAGGGACAAGCTCCAACCGGGGAGATTAGCTACGACGAAATCCGTGTCCGGATCAACACAGGTTTGCATGTTCCGGCAGAGGAACTGCCAGCCGGCCGGACTGGGCGGCAGGCTTAACGGCTGCCGCGTGGGAAGAGTTCCGGGTGAACGGAAGCGGTATTTGTCACGTTCACCCGGGCTCCTGGCCGGAGCCCTGCTTCTGGTAGCCCGCCCCTTGGTGAAGCGTCCTCGACCCCGGATAGAGCCATGGTTGCTGAGTCCCTCATTGCTATATCCTGCCCCGGGAACCAGCAGCTTGTCGGTCGGTTTAGCGCAGCGACTGAGACTTGGAGGAGCCCAGCGCGACCATGGTCGCCGCTGAGGAGAGGGCCCCGTGGGTGAATGAGCAAAAGCAGGCTCGGAAACGGTCACTTACTGAGGTTCGGGGCCAAACGACTTTCGGTTAGTGGGGGTGCCCGTTGGCTGCCGGGTCTCCGCCGGCGACGATCAATCACGCGCAGGCCGTTCTTACTTGTTCTATGCCTTCCATGCCGCTTTGATGGCCGGCCGGGGTGGACCCGGTGCCGGAGAGTCCGGAGCGTCTGGCTCGGCTCGCGCACCGCAGCCCGCTGGAGGAGACGCCGGCAATGCGTCGTGCGCCGTTGAGGCAGAAGGCGGCCGTCCTGGCGCCGCGTTCCATTCCGGATGATCTTGTGGACGAGCTTATGGGTGCATTACCAACGAGCGTCTGGGTTTTTCCAAGGGGCCTGGAACCGGTTCCCCCGGAGTCCTTGCGGCAATTGGCAGCGTACTTCCATGAGTACGACACCCCGGGACCGGACGAGCTGATCTGGCGCGCACTCCACTGACGTAAGGTCTCGACGGCTTCCCGCCAGCTCACCGTCCAGACGAAGCTCCCTGTGGTCGATTCCGGGTCGATCTGAGGAACCTGGAAATGTTCGTGGTAGCGCCGGGAACGCCACCAACGGCCGGATCTCCAAAAACACCATCCATCTAGTTGGCTTTGAGGATGAGGTCCGAGGCAATCCAGCCAACGGCCATAGTGGGCGCCGCCGTGTTGCCTGAAAGCTGGAACGGAATCACGGACGCATCCACGACGCGCAGACCCTCGACTCCTCGAACCCGGAGCTCGGCATCGACTACGTCATCGTCGTTGGGACCCATCGCGTTCGCGCCTACCGCGTGATAGATAGTCGCCCCTGTATTCGTAGCGTACGCAAGCGCCTGTTCCGGTGTGGAGACCGCTGCGCCCGGATATTCTTCCTCGGCGATCAAATCGGCCAGGGGGCCTTGGGCGAAGACTTCTCTTCCGTGATCGAGGATCGTCGAGGTTACCTTCCGGTCTATTTCGGTCTCGAAATAGTGTGGGCTGATCATAGGCAGATTCTGCGGGAGCCCACCGGTGATATGGATGGCACTCTGAGTTTCAGGTCGCAACTGGTAGCCCATCAGCAAGATGCCACCATGCTTAGCAAGCTTCATCGGCGCAGAAGAGGTATCCAACGCCAACGGCACCCATGCCGCCGCGATATCCGGACGATCCACATCCGGTGTCGACTTGAACTGCGAGGTCACGTCATACCCGGCGGTCGATAACGGACCCTTGTGTGTCAGAAGGTATTTGACCCCTTGGATGCCTTGCTTCGGGAGCGAATTAAGCTCGGTCGTCGGACCGATCGGCTGCTTGAACTTCACCTGCATAGCAACCCCGTGTTGTTCAATCACCCGTTCCCCCACGTTCGGGCTCTCCGCGACCACCCCGACACCGGCAGACCGCAGCACCTCCGGGTTCCCGATGCCGGAACGCTCCAACAGCAGAGTGGATTCGATAGTGCCCGCCGAGACGATCACTTCCCGCCGAGCCACGAAATCCTGAACGGCCCCACGATGGCTGGCGCGCACCCCAACCACTCGCTTGCCCTCGAACAGGAGGTAACCGGCCCGTGAATCCGCCTGGACGATGAGATTTCTGCGGCCGCGGAGAGGATGCAGAAACGCACTCGCGGTGGTGACGCGTCGTCCGTTCTTTACTGTCGAGGGGGTGAACCCGATTCTCTCGTCCTCGTCGGCGTTCAGGTCATCGGTGCGACGCCAACCTACCGCTTGCCCGGCCTGCATCAATGCATCCGTGACCTGCTCGCTGCGTTCGCCGATCGAGATTCCGACTGGGCCGCCTTCGCCCCGCAGCTCGGATGCACCGAGCTGGTGATCCTCGAGTGTGCGGTATGCGGCAAGGACGTTCGTCCAACCCCATTGTTGGGCTCCGACATGTGCTTCTAACGCGTCAAAATCGGTCTTCGAGCCGCGGCTGTACATCATGCCGTTCACCGTCGTAGATCCCCCTAGCACTTTCCCCCGTGTCCAGGTTTCCGGCGACGCGGTCCCGGGGATCGGCTGGGTCTTGTAGTGGTACGTGTACCGGTCACCATTCAGGGTGAAGAAGAAGCCTTTGGGGATGTAGTGCAGCGGGTTCCAGTCCCCCGGACCGTACTCCAACAAGAGAACGTTGTTCTTCGGATTCTCTGACAACCGGTTGGCGAGAACCGCTCCGGCCGCGCCAGCACCCACAACGATGTAATCGAAGTCCATAACTCGAATGCCCTTTCTAGGATTGGGTGATGCGTGAGCGGAACAGTAAAGGGGTTAGCTCAAGCACCTTTTCGCCGACTCTAGAATGTCCTGGAAAGAAATCGCCGACGGTGTTGTGCCACCTATGCAATAACGACCCTGACTCACGTGCTCCATCATGTGCCCGGCAATGACGGCCCCGCTATGGCGGCCACAGCAAACGACCCGCCGGAATCCACGTCCTGGGCCAAGAACGGCACGATTGGGATTCTGGCGGTTCCCACAGCCGGGCGATGGCCGGGCGGTGCAGGGTACGCGTCGCTGACATGGCTTCAAGCGCCGGCACGCATCAGATGCCGCCGACACAGGCCGCGAACTTCACTCGATCTTCGAGTGGGGCCCGAGAGCGTGCCACGCGCGGTTGTGATACACGAGGGCTTCCTCCTCGGTGTTGTCCGCTGGGCTTGAAACTGAAACTGAAGCTTCCTGGGCCTGGACCACAACGATCGTGGATGCGCCCGCCTCCAGGGTGTTCACGATGGAACCGCGAATCCATGTGTGTGCGGATCGGAACAGCGGCTCACCCGTTGCGAGCCGGGTCCAAAGTGAGGTGTCTTCAAAACGGTCAATGCCACTCGTCGCGCACAACTTTGCAAGGTGCAGCTGATCAGCACCAAGCAGGTGCACGACAACTGTGTCGGCACGGCGGATGGTCGGAGTGCTCGACGACAGGTCCGATATGGAGAACATGAGCAATGGAGGGTCGAGATTCACCGAAGTGACCGACGTTGCCGTGAGCCCGACAGGGCCGTCCCCGGCGTCAGCCGTGATGACGGCAACGCCCCCGGGGTAGTTTCGGAAGGCCAACTTGAACTCATCAGCCGTAATGGGGTCATTTGGCTTCATCAGGATTGTGCCGCGATCACCCGGGGACGATGTTTTGGTCGCGAATTTTTGCACGGTCATTTGGGTTTCCTTTTTTCAGACGTGAAATCGTTCGTCACTCAGAGATTCCGCTGCTTCTTGAATGCAGGCTGAACTGTTAGATGTTCGCCTACCGCCGCTGTCGGTATGTGGGGAACGATCCGCTCAACTTCACGCTACGGACTACACCGTCGGCACGTCACCGGCCGCGGAGTACCCGGACAGAATCAGAACTGTGCGCAGCCAAGCAGTGATGATAAACCGGAGCGCCTCAATGTGTCCCTCTCTAGGAAAGCCAAGGCATCGCCGAGACCACCTTGATGCGCCTCAACACTAATGTTGAAAAGCTATAGCCTCTCTCGAAGCGAGTCAATAGTCTTGTTGACTTTCCAACTTCGGCTAAGCAATTACGACAGGAGCCTTCGCCGGCATGGGGTGAGGGGGCCGGCCGGCGTCTTCAAAAATTGCACCAATGGCCGAAATGAGACGTCATATTGATCTGCCCCGCAGGCGCAGACAGCGGCATGCCGCGCCCATGCTTGGGTCCACGTGAATGATCGTCGTCACATATAAGGACTCGCTCCAGCCAGTATCAACAAATCTGTTGACAAGCCATAGACATGTGTGATGCTCTCAGTCAGCGCCATTCGCTCACGGGCGGACGGACACGAAGTTCTCTGCAACGGAGCAGAGCTTCGAGTATCAGAACGAAGGAGTTTGCATGACCCGCAGAAGGCTGAAATTCGGTGCGTTCCTTCCGTCGCACCATGTGCCAGTTGTTCAGAACCCCACCTACTCGCTCCAGCGCGACGTGGAGATCGTGAAGTCGATAGAGACCATGGGCTTCGAAGAAGCGTGGTTCGGCGAACACCATTCGTGTGGCGTTGAGCCGATCGGCGATCCCATGCTGATGATTGCTCACGTAGCCGCACAAACGAGCACGATCAGACTGGGAACGGGAGTACTGTCCCTCCCCTATCACAATCCCCTATGGGTTGCCGACAGCTTCGTTTTCCTTGACCACCTCACGAAGGGCCGCGCGATGCTCGGCCTCGGCCCTGGCGCGCTAAGCACCGATGCCAATATGGTCGGACTTGACGCGTCCGAGCTACGCGACGCCCTTGAGACGGATACCGACGTGCTCATGCACCTGCTGACCAACGACGAACCTATCTCTATCGAGACGCCGCGCTATAAGCTCGTTGATGCACGGCTGCAGCTCGACAGTTACACGAGCCCGCGCCCCGAGGTCGCCACGGCCGCCATCGTGTCGCCCTCCGGCCCACGTCTCGCCGGCAAACATAACCTGGGCATGATCTCGATCGGTGCGACGAGCGCCGGGGGCTTCGACGCAGTGGCCCACCACTGGGCGACCCTTACCGAGCGCGCCCACGAGTTCGGTCATGAGCCTGACCGTAGTTCATGGCGCCTGGTCGCTCCATTCCACATCGCCGAGACCAAGGATCAAGCGATCAAGGACGTGGCCTTTGGGATCGATGCTTGGTGCGACTATCTGCAGCATACGGCCTCAACTCCGCAGATGGCTGTTCAGGGTACGACCACCAAGGAACGCATTGAATGGGTGATTGAGAGTGGCACCGGAGTGATCGGCACGTACAGGGATGCAATTGCCCAGATCGAGCGATTGTGGGATCAATCCAACGGTGGTTTCGGGACGATGCTGCTGTTCGACCACAACTGGGCCAACTGGGACGCGAAAAAGTACCACTACCACCTCTTCGCCAACTACGTGATGCCTCAGTTCCAGGGCACGCTGCCCCGGCTGCAGGCGAACGAGAAGTGGACGCG
This genomic interval carries:
- a CDS encoding LLM class flavin-dependent oxidoreductase, which translates into the protein MTRRRLKFGAFLPSHHVPVVQNPTYSLQRDVEIVKSIETMGFEEAWFGEHHSCGVEPIGDPMLMIAHVAAQTSTIRLGTGVLSLPYHNPLWVADSFVFLDHLTKGRAMLGLGPGALSTDANMVGLDASELRDALETDTDVLMHLLTNDEPISIETPRYKLVDARLQLDSYTSPRPEVATAAIVSPSGPRLAGKHNLGMISIGATSAGGFDAVAHHWATLTERAHEFGHEPDRSSWRLVAPFHIAETKDQAIKDVAFGIDAWCDYLQHTASTPQMAVQGTTTKERIEWVIESGTGVIGTYRDAIAQIERLWDQSNGGFGTMLLFDHNWANWDAKKYHYHLFANYVMPQFQGTLPRLQANEKWTRSVREQRTAENWAAIQAFSAKHADESALREARSKKEATIH
- a CDS encoding GMC family oxidoreductase — translated: MDFDYIVVGAGAAGAVLANRLSENPKNNVLLLEYGPGDWNPLHYIPKGFFFTLNGDRYTYHYKTQPIPGTASPETWTRGKVLGGSTTVNGMMYSRGSKTDFDALEAHVGAQQWGWTNVLAAYRTLEDHQLGASELRGEGGPVGISIGERSEQVTDALMQAGQAVGWRRTDDLNADEDERIGFTPSTVKNGRRVTTASAFLHPLRGRRNLIVQADSRAGYLLFEGKRVVGVRASHRGAVQDFVARREVIVSAGTIESTLLLERSGIGNPEVLRSAGVGVVAESPNVGERVIEQHGVAMQVKFKQPIGPTTELNSLPKQGIQGVKYLLTHKGPLSTAGYDVTSQFKSTPDVDRPDIAAAWVPLALDTSSAPMKLAKHGGILLMGYQLRPETQSAIHITGGLPQNLPMISPHYFETEIDRKVTSTILDHGREVFAQGPLADLIAEEEYPGAAVSTPEQALAYATNTGATIYHAVGANAMGPNDDDVVDAELRVRGVEGLRVVDASVIPFQLSGNTAAPTMAVGWIASDLILKAN
- a CDS encoding flavin reductase family protein, encoding MTVQKFATKTSSPGDRGTILMKPNDPITADEFKLAFRNYPGGVAVITADAGDGPVGLTATSVTSVNLDPPLLMFSISDLSSSTPTIRRADTVVVHLLGADQLHLAKLCATSGIDRFEDTSLWTRLATGEPLFRSAHTWIRGSIVNTLEAGASTIVVVQAQEASVSVSSPADNTEEEALVYHNRAWHALGPHSKIE
- a CDS encoding DUF485 domain-containing protein, with translation MHQNNTTFSGNEGVTVPHRLQTDIDHAPRWQDVLQAPAFQELMKKKKAFILPSVVFFSVFYLAWPILGGFTTLLDAPTIGEMPLAYVYGFSQFPLMLILLSLYRRQASKWDDLAQQALAEATERRVG
- a CDS encoding cation acetate symporter, whose translation is MSADTPTIVIFAVLIALTLGITIWASRKTNDASSHYVAGGQIKGWQNGLAISGDFLSAATFLGYTGLIALVGFSGFYLMVGGAVALLFLLFLIAEPLRNLGRYTVGDALTSRFNTTAVRSVAAFTTIVISVPYLITQLVGAGAILELLLGANYVFSVIAIGILIAIYITVGGMMATTWIQLVKALLLLTAFFVLAFLVLVRFEFNPVAVFNETSARLGAEALTPPHGLMAGLGALSLGMALFFGVPGLPHVLIRFFTVRDAKAARSSAAYLVWTTVIAIVTIPIIGYGAALIVGRDPIANEGQGGNMAAPMLAGALGGTMLLAYVSAIAFATIIAIMAGLVIAASGGIAHDIYNNIIRKGKATEREQFRAGRITSILVCTLAILLSLGLRNVNIAILVAVPLVIAASANFPVILLTLYWKKFNTSGAVTGMLTGLVASVGLIMLGPTGMGANAPFPLTNPALVSVPLGFLGCYVGTLLNFSFSRQGQAPTGEISYDEIRVRINTGLHVPAEELPAGRTGRQA